The following are from one region of the Ananas comosus cultivar F153 linkage group 20, ASM154086v1, whole genome shotgun sequence genome:
- the LOC109725557 gene encoding uncharacterized protein LOC109725557, whose translation MAKLGTIGRSGLLRKPNESMRLVMTTVVGVVFGFFIGISFPTVSITKLHFPSSIISYIEDRNSGVTTQALLNHAWTSAKNQRANSSGLDSSDSLKIYVPTNPKGAERLPPGIVVSESDFYQRRLWGDPSEDLPFKQKYLVTFTVGYDQKNNINAAVQKFSENFTILLFHYDGRTSEWDEFEWSKRAIHVSVRKQTKWWYAKRFLHPDIVAPYDYIFIWDEDLGVEHFNAEEYIKLVKKHGLEISQPGLEPNRGLTWQMTKRRGDREVHKETEERPGWCSDPHLPPCAAFVEIMATVFSRDAWRCVWHMIQNDLVHGWGLDFALRRCVEPAHEKIGVVDSQWIVHQVVPSLGNQGKAENGKAPWEGVRERCRKEWGMFQTRMADAEKAYYKKMGITPPNTTVV comes from the exons ATGGCGAAACTTGGAACCATTGGTCGCAG TGGTCTTCTTAGAAAACCAAATGAAAGTATGAGGCTTGTTATGACGACAGTCGTTGGAGTTGTATTTGGCTTTTTTATTGGAATTTCCTTTCCTACGGTTAGCATTACAAAG CTTCACTTCCCATCTAGCATTATTTCGTACATTGAAGATAGGAATTCAGGTGTGACGACTCAAGCATTGTTGAATCATGCTTGGACATCTGCTAAAAATCAGAGGGCAAACAGTTCTGGATTAGATTCGAGTGATTCTTTAAAG ATTTATGTTCCAACAAATCCTAAGGGTGCAGAAAGGTTACCACCGGGAATTGTGGTATCGGAGTCCGATTTTTATCAGCGCAGATTGTGGGGAGACCCAAGTGAG GACTTGCCCTTCAAGCAAAAGTACCTGGTGACGTTCACAGTTGGATATGatcagaaaaataatattaatgcaGCAGTCCAGAAG ttttctgaaaatttcACCATCCTGTTATTCCATTATGATGGCCGGACTAGTGAGTGGGATGAATTTGAGTGGTCAAAGCGGGCCATCCATGTGAGCGTCCGTAAACAAACAAAATG GTGGTACGCTAAACGATTTTTGCACCCTGACATTGTGGCTCCCTACGATTACATATTTATCTGGGATGAAGACCTCGGAGTTGAGCATTTCAATGCCGAAGA GTACATTAAGTTGGTGAAGAAGCATGGGTTGGAGATCTCACAGCCTGGTTTAGAGCCAAACAGAGGGTTAACATGGCAAATGACCAAAAGAAGAGGGGACCGCGAAGTCCACAA AGAAACTGAGGAGAGGCCAGGATGGTGCTCTGATCCTCATCTCCCACCATGTGCTGC CTTTGTCGAGATAATGGCGACGGTCTTTTCCAGAGATGCGTGGAGATGTGTGTGGCATATGATTCAG AACGATTTGGTTCATGGATGGGGTCTCGACTTTGCTCTTAGGAGATGTGTGGAG CCTGCTCACGAGAAGATAGGAGTCGTCGATTCTCAGTGGATTGTCCATCAGGTGGTTCCTTCTCTCGGGAACCAG GGCAAAGCGGAGAACGGAAAAGCTCCGTGGGAAGGG GTGCGGGAGCGGTGCCGCAAAGAGTGGGGGATGTTCCAAACGAGAATGGCCGACGCCGAGAAGGCGTATTACAAGAAGATGGGGATCACCCCCCCGAATACTACAGTTGTCTAG
- the LOC109725688 gene encoding probable tocopherol O-methyltransferase, chloroplastic isoform X1: MAKLQRGEGEGGDLEKLRKGIAESYDESTGAWEELFGEYIHRGFYDTPSAAPGAAPLTAQDHRRAQLRMIDEALAFAGVSEDPEKKPKKILDVGCGIGGDTLCLAKKYGAQCIGINLSPVQVKRAQELAQAEGLADKVSFEVADALNQPFPDGQFDLVWSLESGEHMPDKEKFFSEMARVAAPGATIILVTWCHRDLSPDEESLRPDEMKLLNKISDAHLLPAWCSAADYASFAKSLKLEDIRRADWSENVAPFWSAAVQSGMTWRGIISLLKSGWKTIKTALAVSLLIEGYNKKVIKYNIITCRKPK; this comes from the exons ATGGCGAAGTTGCAGCGCGGAGAAGGAGAGGGCGGCGACCTCGAGAAGCTGCGCAAGGGGATAGCTGAGAGCTACGACGAGTCGACGGGGGCGTGGGAGGAGCTATTCGGCGAGTACATCCACCGGGGCTTCTACGACACACCATCGGCGGCCCCCGGTGCCGCCCCGCTCACGGCCCAGGATCACCGCCGCGCGCAGCTCCGCATGATCGACGAGGCCCTCGCCTTCGCCGGCGTTTCTG AAGATCCTGAGAAGAAGCCAAAGAAAATACTGGATGTTGGATGTGGAATTGGGGGTGACACACTATGCCTGGCCAAAAAATATGGTGCTCAGTGCATTGGAATTAACTTGAGCCCTGTACAAGTCAAAAGAGCTCAGGAGCTTGCTCAAGCTGAGGGCCTTGCAGATAAG GTGTCGTTCGAAGTAGCAGATGCATTGAATCAACCTTTTCCTGATGGGCAATTTGACCTGGTTTGGTCCCTGGAAAGTGGTGAGCACATGCCAgataaggaaaag TTCTTCAGCGAGATGGCACGCGTCGCGGCGCCAGGGGCCACGATTATCCTCGTGACATGGTGTCATAGAGATCTTTCGCCGGACGAGGAATCGCTGCGCCCCGACGAGATGAAACTCTTGAACAAGATAAGCGATGCGCACCTCCTACCTGCTTGGTGCTCCGCTGCGGACTATGCCAGCTTCGCCAAGTCTTTAAAACTCGAG GATATCAGAAGGGCAGACTGGTCGGAGAATGTGGCTCCGTTTTGGTCTGCGGCCGTGCAGTCTGGCATGACTTGGCGAGGCATCATCTCCCTCTTGAAAAGtg GATGGAAAACTATAAAAACTGCGCTAGCAGTTTCCCTGCTGATCGAGGGCTACAACAAGAAGGTCATCAAATACAACATCATCACATGCCGCAAGCCAAAATAA
- the LOC109726026 gene encoding alpha-L-fucosidase 3-like, with amino-acid sequence MACLGGGFIIILLNALLAVAATATTASGTCGFPAVFNFGDSNSDTGGLSAAFGQAPPPNGESFWGRPMGRYCDGRVVVDFIAHKLGLPYLHAYLDSVGSNFSHGANFATAGSTIRPQNTTLSQSGFSPISLDVQSWEFAQFVTRSQFAAKVNGVFNGLLPKEEYFSQALYTFDIGQNDLTAGYFSNMTTEEVKASIPDILNQFTAVIQSVYGQGGRYFWIHNTGPFGCLPYVLERVPLKAPDVDRHGCGTPFNGVAQLFNEKLKETVAQLRRDLPLAVFTYVDVYSVKYNLIAHARKHGFERPLVACCGHGGKYNYNTKYGCGSMKTTANGTAVLVGGSCEDPRKRIIWDGVHYTQAANKYVFEQIVGGKFSDSSVPLKLACQTKP; translated from the exons ATGGCTTGTTTGGGTGGTGGTTTCATCATCATACTACTAAATGCTCTTTTAGCCGTCGCcgcgacggcgacgacggcgtCGGGGACGTGCGGTTTCCCGGCGGTGTTCAACTTCGGGGACTCGAACTCCGACACTGGGGGCCTGTCGGCGGCATTCGGGCAGGCCCCGCCGCCGAATGGGGAGAGCTTCTGGGGGCGGCCGATGGGGCGGTACTGCGACGGCCGCGTCGTCGTCGATTTCATAG CGCACAAATTGGGGCTTCCGTATCTGCACGCATATCTGGATTCGGTTGGATCGAACTTCTCCCACGGCGCCAACTTTGCGACCGCCGGGTCAACGATCCGGCCGCAGAACACGACGCTGTCCCAGAGCGGCTTTAGCCCCATCTCCCTCGATGTCCAATCGTGGGAGTTCGCCCAGTTCGTCACCCGATCGCAGTTCGCAGCTAAAGTGAATG GAGTGTTCAATGGTCTTTTACCAAAGGAAGAGTACTTCTCACAGGCTCTATACACCTTTGACATTGGCCAAAATGACCTCACAGCAGGATACTTTTCCAACATGACCACTGAGGAAGTGAAAGCATCAATCCCTGACATTCTCAATCAGTTCACTGCAGTTATCcag AGCGTCTACGGACAAGGGGGACGGTACTTTTGGATCCACAACACTGGGCCTTTTGGGTGCCTCCCATACGTACTTGAACGCGTCCCTCTGAAGGCCCCCGATGTCGACCGCCATGGCTGCGGCACGCCGTTCAACGGCGTGGCGCAGCTCTTCAATGAGAAGCTCAAGGAGACGGTGGCGCAGCTCCGGAGAGACCTCCCCCTCGCCGTCTTCACCTACGTCGACGTCTACTCCGTCAAGTACAACCTCATCGCCCATGCCAGGAAGCACG GGTTTGAGCGTCCCCTCGTGGCGTGTTGCGGCCACGGCGGCAAGTACAACTACAACACAAAGTACGGGTGCGGGTCGATGAAGACGACGGCGAACGGCACCGCGGTGCTGGTCGGGGGGTCGTGCGAGGACCCGCGCAAGAGGATCATCTGGGACGGAGTTCACTACACGCAGGCCGCAAACAAGTATGTGTTCGAGCAGATAGTCGGCGGGAAATTCTCTGACAGCAGCGTGCCGTTGAAACTGGCATGCCAGACGAAGCCGTGA
- the LOC109725687 gene encoding cysteine protease XCP2-like — MAFMKPNNFLLLSFLLCLTSCLALPRDFSIIGYSEDDLSSHDTLINLFESWMSKHDKFYASFKEKIRRFEIFKDNLKHIDETNRQASSYWLGLNEFADLSHGEFKERYLGVRTDLAQKRGIVDSGSFRYADVTNIPKSVDWRKKGAVTHVKNQGSCGSCWAFSTVAAVEGVNQIVTGNLTSLSEQELIDCDKPDNNGCNGGLMDYAFTFIVGNGGLRTEDDYPYLMEEGTCEQQRADLEMVTITGYEDVPENDETSLLKALAHQPISVAIEASGRNFQFYSGGVFDGPCGTDLDHGVAAVGYGSSKGQDYITVKNSWGPRWGEKGYIRMKRKTGKDEGLCGINKMASYPTKDT; from the exons ATGGCATTCATGAAACCTAATAAtttccttcttctctccttcttgCTTTGCTTGACATCATGTTTGGCCCTCCCCAGAGACTTCTCCATCATCGGTTACTCGGAAGATGACTTGAGCTCGCACGACACGCTTATCAACCTTTTCGAGTCGTGGATGTCGAAGCACGACAAGTTCTACGCAAGCTTCAAAGAGAAGATTCGGAGATTCGAGATCTTCAAGGACAATTTGAAGCACATCGACGAGACGAACAGGCAGGCGAGCAGTTACTGGCTTGGTTTGAACGAATTTGCAGACTTGAGCCACGGCGAGTTCAAGGAGAGGTATCTCGGAGTGAGGACCGACTTAGCGCAGAAAAGAGGAATAGTCGATTCTGGATCCTTTCGGTATGCAGATGTCACAAACATACCAAAGTCAGTAGACTGGAGAAAGAAGGGAGCAGTTACTCATGTAAAGAACCAAGGCAGTTGCG GTAGTTGCTGGGCATTTTCGACGGTGGCGGCCGTCGAGGGCGTAAACCAGATCGTGACGGGAAATTTGACGTCGCTGTCGGAGCAGGAGCTGATCGACTGCGACAAGCCAGACAACAACGGCTGCAACGGCGGGCTGATGGACTACGCATTCACGTTCATCGTTGGCAACGGCGGACTCCGCACCGAAGACGACTACCCTTACCTGATGGAAGAAGGCACCTGCGAGCAGCAGAGG GCTGATCTTGAGATGGTGACCATCACCGGCTACGAAGACGTGCCGGAGAACGACGAAACAAGCCTCCTCAAGGCTCTCGCGCATCAGCCTATCAGTGTTGCCATCGAGGCTTCCGGCAGGAACTTCCAGTTCTACAGCGGG GGTGTTTTTGATGGACCATGTGGGACTGATCTAGATCATGGAGTTGCAGCCGTCGGATACGGATCATCGAAGGGCCAGGATTACATCACAGTGAAGAACTCATGGGGCCCAAGATGGGGGGAGAAGGGGTACATAaggatgaaaagaaaaacaggAAAAGATGAGGGGCTTTGTGGCATAAACAAAATGGCTTCTTATCCAACTAAGGATACATAA
- the LOC109725556 gene encoding probable serine/threonine-protein kinase WNK2 isoform X2 → MAADPPPPPQREAVLRRDEADAELFVEVDPTGRYGRYREVLGKGAFKTVYKAFDELEGIEVAWNQIKMADVLRNADDLERLKSEVHLLKTLKHKNIIKFYNSWVDTKHDNINFITEVFTSGTLRQYRNKHKHVDLRALKKWSRQILSGLLYLHSHDPPVIHRDLKCDNIFVNGNQGEVKIGDLGLAAILCHAHSARSVIGTPEFMAPELYEEEYNELVDIYAFGMCLLELVTFEYPYSECTNAAQIFKKVTTGTKPASLAKVQNPEVRIFIEKCIANVSERLSARELLMDPFLQLDVENEQIGHSLRSNINHSDNVAHSNASTSYTSDKVEPTTASRDFTVEGQRKDMNTIFLKLRIADSTGQIRNIHFPFDIEADTSFNVATEMVSELDLTDQDVTTIAAMIDAEIQAYVPEWLPGEALDDNGNEDDNGNEETISESHNSEADDIVSALPNEPEALPSSGGLVLERLPSGRRYWSNSPRGTSEGSPSAITQSNVSSDSNSHTNDDSPFVVDYENQIAHKNVHSPEDNFEMTSSAGYLVFQNPSSSDAVDISGEDLLENESEEVRYVGEKLVYLLLEQQRELNELRKKHEKAIHDILKELPPELHKKTLNRCCLKLHHNKV, encoded by the exons ATGGCCGcggatccgccgccgccgccgcagcgggAGGCGGTGCTCCGGCGGGATGAGGCCGACGCCGAGCTCTTCGTCGAGGTCGATCCCACCGGGCGCTACGGCCGA TATCGCGAGGTGTTAGGGAAGGGTGCGTTCAAAACAGt CTATAAAGCATTTGATGAGTTGGAAGGTATAGAGGTTGCTTGGAATCAGATAAAGATGGCGGATGTGTTGCGGAATGCGGATGACTTGGAACGGCTCAAATCGGAAGTCCACTTGCTCAAAACTCTAAAGCACAAAAATATAATCAAGTTCTACAACTCGTGGGTCGATACCAAGCATGATAACATCAATTTCATCACTGAGGTCTTCACCTCCGGAACCTTGCGCCA GTATCGTAACAAGCATAAGCATGTCGATCTAAGAGCTTTAAAGAAATGGTCGAGACAAATATTAAGCGGCCTTCTCTACCTCCACAGTCACGACCCACCGGTTATTCATAGAGATTTGAAATGTGACAACATCTTCGTGAATGGAAACCAGGGTGAGGTGAAGATTGGCGACCTCGGGTTGGCGGCCATTCTTTGCCATGCCCATTCGGCTCGTAGTGTCATAG GAACACCTGAGTTTATGGCCCCAGAGCTTTATGAAGAAGAGTATAATGAGCTCGTCGACATTTATGCATTTGGAATGTGCCTACTGGAGCTGGTCACATTTGAGTACCCTTATTCGGAATGTACAAATGCAGCTCAAATATTCAAGAAGGTGACAACG GGTACAAAGCCTGCTTCATTGGCTAAGGTCCAGAATCCTGAAGTGAGAATATTTATAGAGAAATGCATTGCCAATGTTTCTGAGAGATTGTCCGCAAGAGAGCTATTAATGGATCCATTTCTCCAATTGGATGTCGAGAATGAACAAATAGGCCATTCTTTGCGGTCAAATATCAACCATTCAG ATAATGTTGCGCACTCAAATGCAAGCACCAGTTACACGTCTGACAAAGTAGAACCAACTACGGCAAGCCGAGATTTCACTGTGGAAGGACAACGCAAAGATATgaatacaatatttttaaagCTGAGAATCGCTGATTCAACAG GTCAAATCCGAAACATCCACTTTCCATTTGACATCGAAGCCGATACTTCATTCAATGTTGCCACTGAGATGGTCTCAGAATTAGACCTCACCGACCAAGATGTCACAACCATTGCCGCAATGATTGATGCAGAAATACAAGCCTACGTTCCGGAATGGCTTCCGGGGGAAGCACTCGACGACAATGGCAATGAGGACGACAATGGCAATGAGGAAACAATATCTGAAAGCCACAACTCTGAAGCTGATGACATAGTTTCTGCTTTGCCCAATGAGCCAGAAGCACTTCCCTCTAGTGGTGGGCTTGTCCTGGAACGGCTTCCTTCTGGTCGGAGGTACTGGTCCAACTCTCCCAGAGGGACTAGTGAAGGCTCTCCCTCAGCAATCACCCAATCAAATGTATCTTCTGATTCAAACTCGCACACCAACGACGACTCCCCTTTTGTGGTAGATTATGAGAACCAAATAGCACACAAAAATGTGCATTCTCCTGAAGATAATTTCGAAATGACGTCCTCCGCCGGCTATTTGGTCTTCCAAAATCCATCTTCCAGTGATGCTGTTGATATCAGTGGTGAGGATTTGTTAGAAAACGAGTCCGAAGAGGTGAGATATGTTGGAGAGAAACTGGTGTATTTGCTCCTCGAACAGCAAAGAGAACTGAATGAGTTAAGAAAGAAACATGAAAAGGCCATACATGATATATTAAAGGAACTACCTCCCGAGCTTCACAAGAAGACTTTGAACCGGTGCTGCTTGAAACTTCATCATAATAAGGTGTGA
- the LOC109725556 gene encoding probable serine/threonine-protein kinase WNK2 isoform X1: MAADPPPPPQREAVLRRDEADAELFVEVDPTGRYGRYREVLGKGAFKTVYKAFDELEGIEVAWNQIKMADVLRNADDLERLKSEVHLLKTLKHKNIIKFYNSWVDTKHDNINFITEVFTSGTLRQYRNKHKHVDLRALKKWSRQILSGLLYLHSHDPPVIHRDLKCDNIFVNGNQGEVKIGDLGLAAILCHAHSARSVIGTPEFMAPELYEEEYNELVDIYAFGMCLLELVTFEYPYSECTNAAQIFKKVTTGTKPASLAKVQNPEVRIFIEKCIANVSERLSARELLMDPFLQLDVENEQIGHSLRSNINHSGNADNVAHSNASTSYTSDKVEPTTASRDFTVEGQRKDMNTIFLKLRIADSTGQIRNIHFPFDIEADTSFNVATEMVSELDLTDQDVTTIAAMIDAEIQAYVPEWLPGEALDDNGNEDDNGNEETISESHNSEADDIVSALPNEPEALPSSGGLVLERLPSGRRYWSNSPRGTSEGSPSAITQSNVSSDSNSHTNDDSPFVVDYENQIAHKNVHSPEDNFEMTSSAGYLVFQNPSSSDAVDISGEDLLENESEEVRYVGEKLVYLLLEQQRELNELRKKHEKAIHDILKELPPELHKKTLNRCCLKLHHNKV; encoded by the exons ATGGCCGcggatccgccgccgccgccgcagcgggAGGCGGTGCTCCGGCGGGATGAGGCCGACGCCGAGCTCTTCGTCGAGGTCGATCCCACCGGGCGCTACGGCCGA TATCGCGAGGTGTTAGGGAAGGGTGCGTTCAAAACAGt CTATAAAGCATTTGATGAGTTGGAAGGTATAGAGGTTGCTTGGAATCAGATAAAGATGGCGGATGTGTTGCGGAATGCGGATGACTTGGAACGGCTCAAATCGGAAGTCCACTTGCTCAAAACTCTAAAGCACAAAAATATAATCAAGTTCTACAACTCGTGGGTCGATACCAAGCATGATAACATCAATTTCATCACTGAGGTCTTCACCTCCGGAACCTTGCGCCA GTATCGTAACAAGCATAAGCATGTCGATCTAAGAGCTTTAAAGAAATGGTCGAGACAAATATTAAGCGGCCTTCTCTACCTCCACAGTCACGACCCACCGGTTATTCATAGAGATTTGAAATGTGACAACATCTTCGTGAATGGAAACCAGGGTGAGGTGAAGATTGGCGACCTCGGGTTGGCGGCCATTCTTTGCCATGCCCATTCGGCTCGTAGTGTCATAG GAACACCTGAGTTTATGGCCCCAGAGCTTTATGAAGAAGAGTATAATGAGCTCGTCGACATTTATGCATTTGGAATGTGCCTACTGGAGCTGGTCACATTTGAGTACCCTTATTCGGAATGTACAAATGCAGCTCAAATATTCAAGAAGGTGACAACG GGTACAAAGCCTGCTTCATTGGCTAAGGTCCAGAATCCTGAAGTGAGAATATTTATAGAGAAATGCATTGCCAATGTTTCTGAGAGATTGTCCGCAAGAGAGCTATTAATGGATCCATTTCTCCAATTGGATGTCGAGAATGAACAAATAGGCCATTCTTTGCGGTCAAATATCAACCATTCAG GAAATGCAGATAATGTTGCGCACTCAAATGCAAGCACCAGTTACACGTCTGACAAAGTAGAACCAACTACGGCAAGCCGAGATTTCACTGTGGAAGGACAACGCAAAGATATgaatacaatatttttaaagCTGAGAATCGCTGATTCAACAG GTCAAATCCGAAACATCCACTTTCCATTTGACATCGAAGCCGATACTTCATTCAATGTTGCCACTGAGATGGTCTCAGAATTAGACCTCACCGACCAAGATGTCACAACCATTGCCGCAATGATTGATGCAGAAATACAAGCCTACGTTCCGGAATGGCTTCCGGGGGAAGCACTCGACGACAATGGCAATGAGGACGACAATGGCAATGAGGAAACAATATCTGAAAGCCACAACTCTGAAGCTGATGACATAGTTTCTGCTTTGCCCAATGAGCCAGAAGCACTTCCCTCTAGTGGTGGGCTTGTCCTGGAACGGCTTCCTTCTGGTCGGAGGTACTGGTCCAACTCTCCCAGAGGGACTAGTGAAGGCTCTCCCTCAGCAATCACCCAATCAAATGTATCTTCTGATTCAAACTCGCACACCAACGACGACTCCCCTTTTGTGGTAGATTATGAGAACCAAATAGCACACAAAAATGTGCATTCTCCTGAAGATAATTTCGAAATGACGTCCTCCGCCGGCTATTTGGTCTTCCAAAATCCATCTTCCAGTGATGCTGTTGATATCAGTGGTGAGGATTTGTTAGAAAACGAGTCCGAAGAGGTGAGATATGTTGGAGAGAAACTGGTGTATTTGCTCCTCGAACAGCAAAGAGAACTGAATGAGTTAAGAAAGAAACATGAAAAGGCCATACATGATATATTAAAGGAACTACCTCCCGAGCTTCACAAGAAGACTTTGAACCGGTGCTGCTTGAAACTTCATCATAATAAGGTGTGA
- the LOC109725688 gene encoding probable tocopherol O-methyltransferase, chloroplastic isoform X2 has protein sequence MAKLQRGEGEGGDLEKLRKGIAESYDESTGAWEELFGEYIHRGFYDTPSAAPGAAPLTAQDHRRAQLRMIDEALAFAGVSDPEKKPKKILDVGCGIGGDTLCLAKKYGAQCIGINLSPVQVKRAQELAQAEGLADKVSFEVADALNQPFPDGQFDLVWSLESGEHMPDKEKFFSEMARVAAPGATIILVTWCHRDLSPDEESLRPDEMKLLNKISDAHLLPAWCSAADYASFAKSLKLEDIRRADWSENVAPFWSAAVQSGMTWRGIISLLKSGWKTIKTALAVSLLIEGYNKKVIKYNIITCRKPK, from the exons ATGGCGAAGTTGCAGCGCGGAGAAGGAGAGGGCGGCGACCTCGAGAAGCTGCGCAAGGGGATAGCTGAGAGCTACGACGAGTCGACGGGGGCGTGGGAGGAGCTATTCGGCGAGTACATCCACCGGGGCTTCTACGACACACCATCGGCGGCCCCCGGTGCCGCCCCGCTCACGGCCCAGGATCACCGCCGCGCGCAGCTCCGCATGATCGACGAGGCCCTCGCCTTCGCCGGCGTTTCTG ATCCTGAGAAGAAGCCAAAGAAAATACTGGATGTTGGATGTGGAATTGGGGGTGACACACTATGCCTGGCCAAAAAATATGGTGCTCAGTGCATTGGAATTAACTTGAGCCCTGTACAAGTCAAAAGAGCTCAGGAGCTTGCTCAAGCTGAGGGCCTTGCAGATAAG GTGTCGTTCGAAGTAGCAGATGCATTGAATCAACCTTTTCCTGATGGGCAATTTGACCTGGTTTGGTCCCTGGAAAGTGGTGAGCACATGCCAgataaggaaaag TTCTTCAGCGAGATGGCACGCGTCGCGGCGCCAGGGGCCACGATTATCCTCGTGACATGGTGTCATAGAGATCTTTCGCCGGACGAGGAATCGCTGCGCCCCGACGAGATGAAACTCTTGAACAAGATAAGCGATGCGCACCTCCTACCTGCTTGGTGCTCCGCTGCGGACTATGCCAGCTTCGCCAAGTCTTTAAAACTCGAG GATATCAGAAGGGCAGACTGGTCGGAGAATGTGGCTCCGTTTTGGTCTGCGGCCGTGCAGTCTGGCATGACTTGGCGAGGCATCATCTCCCTCTTGAAAAGtg GATGGAAAACTATAAAAACTGCGCTAGCAGTTTCCCTGCTGATCGAGGGCTACAACAAGAAGGTCATCAAATACAACATCATCACATGCCGCAAGCCAAAATAA